CTGCGGCGGATGATGTAATTTTTACGATCGTCAATGGCCACAATCGACCCGGTTCCATCCCGGTCCTCTTCTATGGTAACATGGTCGCCAACGGCAATGGGATTGGTCGATTTGCCGCTTTTAATCCGGAAAACCCCTTTAATTCTGCAGTCCATGGATTTACCGTTTTCGAGATAAACGGCGTACCAACTGCCGGTAGATTTGGTAACGATGCCTTTCACTCTGTAAAGTTAGTTTATTCTCAGATTTATTCTCCTTTTTTGGTAGATTTGCCAGTAAACCCTATTAACGTGTCTATTTCTGTTCGACATATCTCTAAATCTTACGGCGAGCAATTGGCGCTGAATGATGTTTCATTTGAAATTGGTTCGAATGAGGTGGTGGGATTTCTTGGTCCCAATGGTGCTGGTAAATCAACCATGATGAAAATTATTACCTGTTATATTCCCCCTTCATCCGGTAATGCCCTGGTATGTGGAATGGATGTAATGGAAGATCCATTAAAGGTGAAAGAGAAAGTGGGTTATTTACCGGAGCATAATCCGCTTTATCTGGAGATGTATGTGAAGGAATACTTGCAGTTTATCGCAGGTTTACATCACCTGAAAAATAAAGATGCGAGGGTAAAGGAGATGATTGGATTGGTGGGACTCACACCTGAACAGAATAAAAAAATCGGTGCTTTATCCAAAGGATATCGCCAGCGCGTTGGTATTGCCCAGGCCATGATTCATGATCCGCAGGTGTTGATTCTGGATGAGCCAACTTCCGGATTGGATCCGAATCAATTGGAAGACATCCGCAATTTGATTGTTCAAATCGGAAAATCGAAAACGGTGATGTTGTCCACACACATCATGCAGGAGGTGGAAGCGATTTGTAGTCGGGTTATTATTATCAATAAAGGACAAATCGTAGCTGATGATACAACCAAACATCTTCAGCAGGAAAATGTTGCTCAACAAGTAGTTTTTGTTGAATTCGATAAAGTCATTGGCAGAAATAAACTCAATTCTATTCCCGGTGTTTCCAATGCAAAAAATATTGAAGGGAATACCTGGATTATTGAATCGAAAAGTACAGAGGATATTCGTCCCGTAATTTCGCGTTTTGCTTTGGATAACGGATTATTGGTGCTCACCATCCGTAAAGAGGAACAATCGCTCGAAGAAGTGTTTAAGCGATTGACCGGAAAAAAATAATTGCTCGTTCAATTATTTGGGACAATCCACCTTAATATCGAGATCGTCGATGAGCAATTCTTCTCTGGAGCGGTTCCAAAAATAGAGTCCGAGCTCATCACCGGCTTGTAGCGGATTGGCCACCAATAATGTCATTTCATGCTGTTGCCAGATTCCGATTTCTTCCTGCGGGTATTCTTTAACCGGAATTCCCTGGTAGAGTAAGGTGCTGTCGTTTTTATTTAGAAAGTGAACTACAAACAATAGGTCCTTTCCGTCACCGGGTGATGTGATTTTCTTTTTAAAATGAATTTGAATCCAGATTTTTTCTGCCGATGAAAAGCTGGAATCAGCTACCATACTATTGGAGCAGGGAAATTCATTGTCCTTTGTATTTAAGGCCCCATCGGGTAAAGCATCGAAATGATTTTCGATATGGATCAGGGTCTTTAATCCGTTCGGTGCATAGGGAGCATTATCGGATGTGCCACCAAAGATGTTTCGGTATTCATCGCCTGTTTTTAAAAACACCATTGCGAATTTTTGTGCATTCATGTTATTGGGATGGAAAATTCCCACGTGATGCTGATACGAAAAAATTAAATTCAACGGAATACAAAGTATAATCCAGATCCCGCTCAGAAAATTCATGGCACTTTCGCGCAGTTGTATGAATTGCCAAAGGATAAAAAATGCAAACAAGCTATAAAAATCCATCATGGGTCGCATACCGAA
The DNA window shown above is from Flavobacteriales bacterium and carries:
- the gldA gene encoding gliding motility-associated ABC transporter ATP-binding subunit GldA produces the protein MSISVRHISKSYGEQLALNDVSFEIGSNEVVGFLGPNGAGKSTMMKIITCYIPPSSGNALVCGMDVMEDPLKVKEKVGYLPEHNPLYLEMYVKEYLQFIAGLHHLKNKDARVKEMIGLVGLTPEQNKKIGALSKGYRQRVGIAQAMIHDPQVLILDEPTSGLDPNQLEDIRNLIVQIGKSKTVMLSTHIMQEVEAICSRVIIINKGQIVADDTTKHLQQENVAQQVVFVEFDKVIGRNKLNSIPGVSNAKNIEGNTWIIESKSTEDIRPVISRFALDNGLLVLTIRKEEQSLEEVFKRLTGKK